AAGAAAATGCAGCTTACGCCGACCAGGATCCATACAAACCGCCCGAAGGATATTTTGTCGGCAATCCCGACCAGCCCGATGGAAGTGGTCGAAACGAGCACCAAAGGGCCGACCAATGCCAGTCCCGAGTTAACCAGCAGCGCCTTGTCGATTTGGTTCAACTTCAACATGAAAATGGCCGCCAACAGTTCCAGGCTTCCGGAAAAAATCCGCAGCATCGCCATGCTCAACACGAGCTTGTTGATCACGATTCACACCTCACGCTGGCGGAGAAACAGGCTTCATTCATGGCAGCGCCTATTCTCCTTTTGTATTTGGCATCTTGTACCTGTTTTTATATGTATGCGGACTGGCTCGCGATCTTGCCACGAACTCACTGGGCACATCCCCAGCCGGCCCCGCATATATTGCACAATGAAAACATACATTTTATTTAC
The window above is part of the Bacilli bacterium genome. Proteins encoded here:
- a CDS encoding YqhV family protein gives rise to the protein MINKLVLSMAMLRIFSGSLELLAAIFMLKLNQIDKALLVNSGLALVGPLVLVSTTSIGLVGIADKISFGRFVWILVGVSCIFFGIFKK